One window from the genome of Cucumis melo cultivar AY chromosome 10, USDA_Cmelo_AY_1.0, whole genome shotgun sequence encodes:
- the LOC103500230 gene encoding probable E3 ubiquitin-protein ligase RHC2A produces MSSMAAASSYWCYRCSHFVRVSNQDSVVCPDCNSGFVEQIEQPSRLVNVEAAPRRRFPAAAMYMIGNRSNSGQNLGSGLRRSRRNGGDRSPFNPVIVLRGPSDGSEAGESRRFELYYDDGGGSGLRPLPPSMSEFLLGSGFDRLLEQLSQIEMNGIGRFENPPASKAAIESMPTIQICENHLATESHCAVCKEAFELGNEAREMPCKHIYHCDCILPWLSLRNSCPVCRHELPSDNQNSLDAAESGENGGSVTSNGEENVGLTIWRLPGGGFAVGRFHGGRRGGERELPVVYTEVDGGFTNGGLPRRVSFASRGRGRERGGWGRMIRNMFACFGGSMRSIASTSNSTSDSGPSRSSRPLPHFNSEPRRRRTWSMEVNSGTISW; encoded by the coding sequence ATGTCGTCCATGGCGGCGGCGTCTTCCTACTGGTGTTACCGATGCAGTCACTTTGTTAGGGTTTCTAATCAGGATTCAGTTGTGTGCCCTGATTGTAATAGTGGATTCGTTGAACAGATCGAACAGCCATCGAGGTTGGTGAACGTGGAGGCGGCACCGCGGAGGAGGTTTCCGGCTGCGGCAATGTATATGATCGGCAACCGCTCGAATTCGGGGCAGAATTTGGGATCTGGGCTGAGGAGATCTCGGAGGAATGGAGGGGATCGCTCCCCTTTTAATCCTGTGATTGTTCTTCGTGGGCCGTCTGATGGGAGTGAAGCTGGAGAAAGTCGTCGGTTTGAGCTTTATTATGATGATGGTGGTGGTTCTGGCCTGAGACCTCTGCCACCGAGTATGTCCGAGTTTTTGTTGGGGTCTGGGTTTGATAGGCTTCTGGAACAACTTTCTCAGATTGAAATGAACGGTATTGGGCGGTTTGAGAATCCGCCGGCGTCAAAGGCTGCTATTGAATCAATGCCCACTATTCAAATCTGTGAAAATCATTTGGCAACTGAGTCACACTGTGCTGTTTGCAAAGAAGCATTCGAATTGGGAAACGAAGCTCGGGAGATGCCCTGTAAGCATATTTATCATTGTGATTGTATTCTACCTTGGCTTTCCCTTCGAAATTCTTGTCCAGTTTGTCGCCATGAATTGCCATCTGATAATCAGAACTCTCTGGATGCTGCTGAAAGTGGCGAAAATGGGGGATCTGTGACCTCGAATGGGGAGGAGAATGTTGGCTTAACCATTTGGAGGTTACCGGGTGGGGGGTTTGCGGTAGGGCGGTTTCATGGCGGCAGAAGAGGTGGGGAGAGAGAGCTTCCGGTTGTTTACACTGAAGTGGATGGTGGTTTTACTAATGGTGGTCTTCCCAGAAGAGTATCATTTGCTTCGAGAGGCAGGGGTAGGGAGAGAGGCGGGTGGGGCCGAATGATTCGCAATATGTTTGCTTGCTTTGGCGGATCAATGAGGTCAATTGCATCTACTTCAAACTCCACAAGTGATTCTGGTCCTTCGAGGAGTAGTAGACCACTCCCACATTTCAATAGCGAGCCAAGGAGACGGCGCACATGGTCTATGGAGGTTAACAGTGGAACAATCAGCTGGTGA